GTGATGTGGGGCGGCAACTCCACCGAGACGCTCGAGTTCTATCGGACGCTCGGCTACCAGGTCACCTGGGAGCAACACACCCCGTATGTCTACTGCTCGGTCCAGCGCAACGACTACGAGCTGCACTTCTACCGCGACAAGAAGGACAAGCGGGAGGTCGGCGAGGCCGAGATGGGCTGCCTGGTCATGGTCGACGAGGTGGCCGAGCTACACGCATCCTTCAGCACCGCGCTGCGCGAACGCTACGGACGGGTCCCCGCGCAGGGGGTGCCCCGGATCAGCCGCTTCCGCCCGGGCCAAACCCGGTTCACCACGATCGATCCCGGCGGCAACAGCGTGACCTACCTGCAACGCGACGAGCCCGAATTCGAGTACGGCGGTTCGCGCGAACTCCAAGGGCTGCAACGGATTCTGGACAACGCCCGGATCCTGCGCTTCTCCAAGGAAGACGACGAGGCGGCGCGCAAGACGCTCGAGGCCGGCCTGCGCCGGTTCGGCGCGACCGCGTCGACCCTGGACAAGGCCCACGCGCTGGCCGAACTCACCGAATTGGCAGTGGCCATGGAAGATCCGGCTCGCGCCGACGTACTACGCAAGGAGATAGCCGCACTCGACCTCTCCCCCGACGAACGCGCGGAAATCGCGACACACCTGAAGATCGCCGACGATCTCGAGGGGTGGCTCGACGCGCCAGAGTAGTCGCTGGCGGGCGAGTGGCTCTGCGCCACTCGCCTTTTCGCGAACTCAGGCGGCGGTGAGCACTTGTGGACCGGACTCGGTGATCGCGACGGTGTGTTCGGAGTGGGCGGTGCGCGAACCGTCGGCCGAGCGCAGGGTCCAACCGTCGGGATCGGTGAAAATGCGGTCGGTGGTGCGGGCGAACCAGGGTTCGATGGCGATGACCAGGCCGGGCCGCAACCGGTAGCCGCGACCCGCACGCCCGTGATTGGCCACGTGCGGATCCTCGTGCATGGTGCGGCCGAGCCCGTGACCACCGAATTCCGTGTTCACGGGATAGCCGTAGTCGCGCGCGACCCCGGAGATGGCGGCGGAGATGTCGCCGATGTGCTTGCCGGGCACCGCGACCGCGATCGCCGCCGCGAGCGCGTCCTCGGTGGCCTGGATCAGCCGCAGGTCCGCCTCGTCGGCGGTGCCGACCACGATCGTCCTCGCCGCGTCGGCCACCCACCCGTCGATGCCGACCGCGAGGTCCATGGTCAGCACATCCCCGTCACGCAGCCGGTAATCGAACGGAAGGCCGTGCAGCACAGCGTCGTTCACCGACAGGCAGACGGTGTTCCGGAAGGGGCCGCGCCCGAACGAGGGCGCGTAGTCCCAGTAGCAGGATTGCGCGCCGCGCCGCCGGATCCGCTCGCGCACGTGCGCCTCCAGCTCGAGTAGGTTCACCCCGACCTCGGCCAGCACGCGCAACTCCGCGAGCACCTCGGCGACGAACTGCCCGGTCACGCGCATCCGGGCGATCTCGTCCGGCGTCTTCAGCTCCACCATGAGCTTCCCTTCGGTATTAAAATACCCAACATGAACGGTATTTTAATACCAAATCACCGGGGACTTGCGGTATTTAAATACCAACACTAGCCTGCTTCCCATGGTCCGTCTCCCATTGACTCCGGCTCAGATCGACGCAGGCCGCCGCCTCGGCGCCGCCCTACGCGCCGCGCGCGCCGAGCG
This genomic stretch from Nocardia brasiliensis ATCC 700358 harbors:
- the map gene encoding type I methionyl aminopeptidase, which encodes MVELKTPDEIARMRVTGQFVAEVLAELRVLAEVGVNLLELEAHVRERIRRRGAQSCYWDYAPSFGRGPFRNTVCLSVNDAVLHGLPFDYRLRDGDVLTMDLAVGIDGWVADAARTIVVGTADEADLRLIQATEDALAAAIAVAVPGKHIGDISAAISGVARDYGYPVNTEFGGHGLGRTMHEDPHVANHGRAGRGYRLRPGLVIAIEPWFARTTDRIFTDPDGWTLRSADGSRTAHSEHTVAITESGPQVLTAA